A section of the Saccharopolyspora gregorii genome encodes:
- the sucD gene encoding succinate--CoA ligase subunit alpha produces MAIFLNENSKVIVQGITGSEGTKHTARMLKSGTNIVGGVNARKAGQTVEIEGKELTVYGTVAEAIKETGADVSVLFVPPKFAKDAVVEAIDAEIPLAVVITEGIPVHDSAYFWAHANATGNKTRIVGPNCPGVISPGKSNAGIIPADITGPGKIGLVSKSGTLTYQMMYELRDIGFSTAVGIGGDPIIGTTHIDALQAFQDDPETEAIVMIGEIGGDAEERAADYIKANITKPVVGYVAGFTAPEGKTMGHAGAIVSGSSGTAAAKKEALEAAGVKVGKTPSETANLMREIVKG; encoded by the coding sequence GGGCATCACCGGCTCCGAGGGCACCAAGCACACCGCGCGGATGCTGAAGTCCGGCACCAACATCGTCGGTGGCGTGAACGCCCGCAAGGCCGGGCAGACCGTCGAGATCGAGGGCAAGGAGCTCACGGTCTACGGCACGGTCGCCGAGGCGATCAAGGAGACCGGCGCCGACGTGTCGGTGCTGTTCGTGCCGCCGAAGTTCGCCAAGGACGCGGTCGTCGAGGCCATCGACGCCGAGATCCCGCTCGCCGTGGTGATCACCGAGGGCATCCCGGTGCACGACTCCGCCTACTTCTGGGCGCACGCGAACGCCACCGGGAACAAGACCCGCATCGTCGGGCCGAACTGCCCCGGCGTGATCTCGCCCGGCAAGTCCAACGCGGGCATCATCCCGGCGGACATCACCGGCCCCGGCAAGATCGGCCTGGTGTCCAAGTCGGGCACGCTGACGTACCAGATGATGTACGAGCTGCGCGACATCGGTTTCTCCACCGCGGTCGGCATCGGCGGTGACCCGATCATCGGCACCACGCACATCGACGCGCTCCAGGCGTTCCAGGACGACCCGGAGACCGAGGCGATCGTGATGATCGGCGAGATCGGTGGCGACGCCGAGGAGCGGGCCGCCGACTACATCAAGGCGAACATCACGAAGCCGGTGGTCGGCTACGTCGCGGGCTTCACCGCGCCGGAGGGCAAGACCATGGGCCACGCGGGCGCCATCGTGTCCGGTTCCTCGGGCACCGCGGCCGCGAAGAAGGAGGCCCTGGAGGCCGCCGGCGTCAAGGTCGGCAAGACCCCCAGCGAGACCGCGAACCTGATGCGCGAGATCGTCAAGGGCTGA